One genomic region from Sciurus carolinensis chromosome 2, mSciCar1.2, whole genome shotgun sequence encodes:
- the Zscan2 gene encoding zinc finger and SCAN domain-containing protein 2: MAADMPTVTTPLSPLVQVPQEEDKQEEEVTTMILEDDSWVQEAVLQEDGPEPFSQNVGKGSPHEEATTGGPQSALGRLRELCRRWLRPEVHTKEQMLTVLPKEIQAWLQEHRPENSEEAVALVEDLTQTLRDSDFEIQSENGENSNQDVLDEVESHEMFSEMAEGDGGQQSDGESDFERDCGSGRPQGKAPGENRRQIPSQDREVGQLIGLQGTYLGEKPYECPQCGKTFSRKSHLITHERTHTGEKYYKCDECGKSFSDGSNFSRHQTTHTGEKPYQCRDCGKSFSRSANLITHQRIHTGEKPFQCAECGKSFSRSPNLIAHQRTHTGEKPYSCPECGKSFGNRSSLNTHQGIHTGEKPYECKECGESFSYNSNLIRHQRIHTGEKPYKCTDCGQKFSQSSALITHRRTHTGEKPYQCSECGKSFSRSSNLATHRRTHMVEKPYKCGVCGKSFSQSSSLIAHQGMHTGEKPYECLTCGESFSWSSNLIKHQRIHTGEKPYKCGECGKCFSQRSQLVVHQRTHTGEKPYKCLMCGKSFSRGSILVMHQRAHLGDKPYRCPECGKGFSWNSVLIIHQRIHTGEKPYKCPECGKGFSNSSNFITHQRTHMKEKLY, translated from the exons ATGGCTGCAGACATGCCAACAGTAACCACTCCTCTCAGTCCTTTGGTCCAGGTGCCTCAAGAGGAAGACAAACAGGAGGAGGAGGTCACCACTATGATCCTGGAGGATGACTCATGGGTGCAGGAAGCTGTACTGCAGGAGGATGGCCCTGAGCCTTTTTCCCAGAATGTTGGCAAGGGCAGCCCTCACGAGGAGGCAACAACTGGGGGACCACAAAGTGCACTTGGCCGCCTCCGAGAACTCTGTCGACGCTGGCTAAGGCCAGAGGTACATACCAAGGAGCAGATGTTGACTGTGCTTCCAAAGGAAATTCAGGCCTGGCTGCAAGAGCATCGACCTGAAAACAGTGAAGAGGCAGTGGCTCTTGTTGAAGATTTGACTCAGACCCTTCGGGACAGTG attttgaaatacaGAGTGAAAATGGGGAGAATTCTAATCAAGATGTATTGGACGAGGTGGAATCACATGAGATGTTCTCAGAAATGGCCGAAGGGGATGGTGGTCAGCAGTCTGATGGGGAGAGTGACTTTGAGAGAGACTGTGGCTCCGGGAGGCCTCAGGGTAAAGCCCCAGGGGAGAACCGCAGGCAGATACCATCCCAGGACAGGGAAGTTGGCCAACTCATTGGCCTTCAAGGCACCTACCTGGGCGAAAAGCCCTATGAATGCCCTCAGTGTGGGAAAACCTTCAGCAGGAAATCTCACCTCATTACCCATGAACGAACCCACACAGGAGAAAAATACTACAAATGCGACGAATGTGGAAAGAGCTTTAGTGACGGCTCAAACTTTAGTCGACACCAAacaactcacactggagagaagccctaccagtGCAGGGATTGCGGGAAGAGCTTTAGCCGGAGCGCCAATCTCATAACCCACCAGAGGAtccacacaggagagaagccctttcAGTGTGCCGAGTGTGGCAAGAGTTTCAGCAGGAGCCCCAATCTCATCGCGCACCAGCgcactcacactggagagaagccgtACTCTTGCCCCGAGTGCGGAAAGAGCTTCGGCAACCGGTCCAGCCTTAACACCCATCAGGGAATCCACACCGGAGAAAAACCCTACGAGTGTAAAGAGTGCGGCGAGAGCTTCAGTTACAATTCTAACCTAATCAGACACCAGAGAATCCACACGGGAGAGAAACCATACAAATGCACTGACTGCGGGCAGAAGTTTAGCCAGAGCTCGGCTCTCATTACGCACCGGAGAACTCACACAGGAGAAAAACCCTATCAGTGCAGCGAGTGCGGCAAAAGCTTTAGCCGTAGCTCGAATCTAGCCACGCACCGGAGAACCCACATGGTAGAGAAGCCCTATAAGTGTGGGGTGTGCGGGAAGAGTTTTAGCCAGAGCTCCAGTCTGATCGCACACCAGGGCATGCACACGGGGGAGAAACCCTACGAGTGTCTGACGTGCGGTGAGAGCTTCAGCTGGAGCTCCAACCTCATCAAACACCAGAGGATCCACACGGGAGAAAAGCCCTATAAATGTGGCGAGTGTGGGAAATGCTTCAGCCAGCGCTCTCAACTGGTGGTGCATCAGCGGACCCACACCGGCGAGAAGCCCTATAAATGCCTCATGTGTGGCAAGAGCTTCAGCCGGGGCTCGATCCTGGTCATGCATCAGAGAGCGCATTTGGGAGACAAGCCCTACAGGTGTCCCGAGTGTGGGAAAGGCTTTAGCTGGAATTCAGTTCTCATTATACACCAGCGAATCCATACAGGGGAGAAACCCTATAAATGCCCTGAGTGTGGCAAAGGCTTCAGTAATAGCTCCAACTTTATTACACACCAGAGAACTCACATGAAAGAGAAACTTTATTGA